One Rhodospirillales bacterium genomic window carries:
- a CDS encoding NTP transferase domain-containing protein, translating into MDEQQGCLAGIDTVILAGGKGTRIRSVVSDRPKILAPVGGRPILEWMLDWLKIYGARRIVLSLGFMADKVEEYLDKRADDGLEIVPVIETSPLGTGGALRFAGNACGSDPVLVINGDTLVDADLCGALDLYKGTSVPVLIVCANVDDAHRFGRVEVEKARILSFHEKDPTWDKPAFVSAGVYLFSRAAIQEIPENQALSLEIDILASTGPGTIGAYSKDVTFLDIGTPSSFSMAHKALEKGAFQRGDT; encoded by the coding sequence ATGGACGAGCAGCAAGGTTGTTTGGCTGGGATTGATACTGTCATCCTTGCTGGAGGCAAAGGAACCCGAATTCGGTCGGTTGTTTCTGATCGCCCGAAAATTTTGGCACCTGTTGGCGGGCGTCCGATTTTAGAATGGATGCTGGATTGGCTGAAAATCTATGGGGCACGGCGCATCGTGCTTTCCCTTGGGTTTATGGCTGACAAGGTTGAGGAATATCTCGATAAACGGGCTGATGATGGCCTTGAAATTGTGCCCGTTATTGAAACGTCCCCTCTGGGAACGGGTGGGGCGCTTCGCTTCGCCGGAAACGCATGTGGGTCTGATCCAGTGCTTGTGATCAATGGCGATACACTGGTCGATGCAGATTTGTGTGGCGCGCTTGACCTTTATAAAGGTACCAGCGTTCCGGTATTGATTGTCTGTGCCAATGTCGATGACGCGCACCGCTTTGGCCGGGTAGAGGTTGAAAAGGCACGCATCCTGTCTTTCCACGAAAAAGATCCTACATGGGATAAACCTGCCTTTGTCAGCGCCGGCGTTTATCTGTTTTCCCGTGCAGCAATTCAGGAAATTCCAGAAAATCAGGCATTGTCTCTGGAAATTGATATTCTGGCATCCACTGGCCCGGGGACAATTGGCGCATATTCAAAGGATGTGACATTCCTTGACATTGGCACGCCCAGCAGTTTCTCTATGGCCCACAAAGCTTTGGAGAAAGGGGCTTTTCAGCGGGGAGACACGTAA
- a CDS encoding NAD-dependent epimerase/dehydratase yields MAQNENILVTGGAGYLGSTLVPALLGKGFGVTALDNFMFRQDSLSHVCHHPDFYLIRGDARDESTLKPLIAKADIVIPLAALVGAPLCNRDTLGAISTNRDAIITLTKLLSKDQRIIMPITNSGYGIGEEGQFCTEETPLRPISLYGTTKVEAEEAGLAFGNTISLRLATVFGMSPRMRLDLLVNDFVYRAVNDRFIVIFEGHFKRNFIHVRDVARGFLHALENFETMKGEPYNLGLSDANLSKLELCDRIKAQVPDFTIVEAEIGEDPDKRDYIVSNEKIEKTGYAPAFGLDIGIAELIKGYQMIRNSGFANI; encoded by the coding sequence ATGGCACAAAATGAAAATATTCTCGTCACGGGTGGTGCCGGTTATCTTGGGTCCACCCTGGTTCCTGCACTTTTGGGAAAGGGCTTTGGCGTCACGGCGCTCGATAATTTCATGTTCCGCCAAGACAGCCTGTCCCATGTCTGTCACCACCCGGATTTTTACCTGATCCGTGGCGATGCCCGGGATGAAAGCACCCTAAAACCCTTGATTGCCAAAGCGGATATTGTCATCCCCCTAGCGGCACTGGTTGGGGCCCCGCTGTGCAATCGCGATACCCTAGGCGCCATTAGCACGAACCGTGATGCCATTATTACCCTGACCAAGTTATTGTCTAAAGATCAGCGCATCATCATGCCCATTACCAATTCTGGTTATGGTATTGGGGAAGAAGGCCAATTCTGCACCGAAGAAACGCCGCTTCGGCCGATCTCCCTTTATGGAACGACCAAGGTTGAAGCCGAAGAAGCGGGCCTGGCCTTTGGCAACACCATCAGCCTGCGGCTGGCCACGGTGTTTGGCATGTCGCCACGCATGCGGCTTGATTTATTGGTCAATGATTTCGTTTACCGGGCCGTGAATGACCGCTTCATCGTAATCTTTGAGGGACATTTTAAACGCAACTTCATTCATGTGCGTGATGTGGCACGAGGGTTCCTCCATGCCCTTGAGAATTTCGAAACAATGAAGGGCGAGCCCTACAATTTAGGCCTTTCTGACGCCAATCTATCGAAGCTGGAACTGTGCGACCGAATCAAGGCGCAGGTCCCCGATTTCACCATTGTCGAGGCCGAAATTGGCGAAGACCCGGACAAACGGGATTACATTGTTTCCAATGAAAAAATCGAAAAAACCGGATATGCCCCAGCCTTTGGTCTGGATATTGGCATCGCGGAATTGATCAAGGGCTATCAGATGATCCGAAATTCAGGGTTTGCCAATATCTGA
- a CDS encoding DegT/DnrJ/EryC1/StrS family aminotransferase, whose protein sequence is MFYELAASSWGEEELDAIQRVIASDRFTIGQNVANFEEEFAAYHGRRHCVMVNSGSSANLVGIAALAFKQGHPLKPGDEVIVPAIAWATTYYPLLQYGLRLRFVDVESDTLNMDVSQLEKALTPKTRMVMGVSILGNPAALDTMRQFCDAHDLHFFEDNCESMDAELDGKKAGTFGDISTFSTFFSHHISTMEGGMITTDDEELFHLCKSLRSHGWTRDIPENSPICPPKQDDFSEAYRFILPGYNVRPLELSAAIGLEQIKKLPAMTSRRRKNLALFQKLFSGDNRFEIQRENGASSSFCFTVILNTDVTPSRDTVMVALKEADIGFRMITGGCFPRHDVIKYFDYDCLDDLPNANRAHDHGFFVGNHPFDLTPQITRLHEVLTKTCA, encoded by the coding sequence ATGTTTTACGAATTAGCCGCCAGTTCCTGGGGTGAAGAAGAACTGGATGCAATCCAGCGGGTCATTGCAAGTGACCGCTTTACCATTGGTCAAAACGTCGCCAACTTCGAAGAAGAATTCGCCGCCTACCACGGCCGCCGCCATTGCGTCATGGTCAATTCCGGATCATCGGCCAATCTTGTCGGCATCGCCGCCCTAGCCTTTAAACAAGGCCACCCCCTAAAACCCGGTGATGAAGTTATCGTGCCTGCCATTGCCTGGGCCACCACGTATTACCCGCTTTTGCAATATGGGCTGCGTCTTCGTTTTGTGGATGTTGAAAGCGACACCCTCAACATGGACGTTTCACAACTGGAAAAGGCGCTGACGCCTAAAACCCGAATGGTCATGGGGGTTTCTATCCTTGGCAATCCAGCGGCGCTCGATACGATGCGGCAGTTTTGTGATGCCCATGACCTTCATTTTTTCGAAGACAATTGCGAATCCATGGATGCCGAACTGGATGGCAAAAAAGCGGGAACCTTCGGTGATATCAGTACGTTTTCGACCTTTTTTTCCCACCATATTTCGACCATGGAAGGCGGCATGATCACCACCGATGATGAAGAACTCTTTCATCTGTGCAAATCTCTGAGATCCCATGGGTGGACACGGGATATCCCGGAAAACAGCCCCATTTGCCCGCCGAAACAAGATGACTTTTCCGAAGCCTATCGCTTCATTCTACCTGGCTATAATGTCCGCCCCCTTGAGCTTTCCGCCGCCATCGGGTTAGAGCAAATCAAAAAGCTGCCCGCAATGACATCCAGGCGACGTAAAAATCTGGCCCTGTTTCAAAAGCTTTTTTCCGGTGACAATCGCTTTGAAATCCAGCGCGAAAATGGCGCCAGTTCCAGCTTCTGCTTTACGGTCATTCTCAATACTGACGTAACCCCATCACGCGATACCGTCATGGTCGCATTGAAAGAAGCTGATATCGGATTTAGAATGATCACGGGCGGCTGTTTCCCCCGCCACGACGTCATTAAATATTTCGACTATGATTGTCTCGATGATCTTCCCAATGCCAACCGGGCCCATGATCATGGATTTTTTGTTGGCAATCATCCATTTGACCTGACGCCGCAAATCACACGGCTTCATGAAGTTCTGACTAAAACCTGCGCTTAA